One genomic segment of Pedobacter endophyticus includes these proteins:
- a CDS encoding Gfo/Idh/MocA family protein, with translation MAKKPTSKKIALALFMALSLHAVTNAQTKLNVAIAGLSHDHVYLIMNSYQKGEVNIVGIAERDTQLVARFKKRYQIPAQLFYNDLPGLLKKVKPDAVLAYNPISEHLAVVEAAAPLGISVMVEKPLAVTVKQAERMGQLAAQYHINVLTNYETTWYATNQEAFRLIKEQKSIGEVRKMIVHDGHQGPAEIGVSQSFLSWLTDPEKNGGGALVDFGCYGANLMTWLMDGKAPISVSAITHQIKPDKYPKVDDDATILLEYADATGIIEASWNWPFSIKDMEVFGDNGYLQAVNEHDLRFRGNAKPEYTLSKAKPLPAAYGSSLGYLAAILKKEITPVNDLSSYQNNLIVVKILEAAKTSAKTGKKVMLK, from the coding sequence ATGGCCAAAAAACCGACCTCAAAAAAAATTGCATTAGCGCTATTTATGGCGTTATCGCTCCATGCTGTTACTAATGCCCAAACCAAGCTAAACGTTGCCATTGCTGGCCTGAGCCACGATCATGTTTACCTGATTATGAACAGTTACCAAAAAGGTGAGGTGAATATTGTGGGCATTGCCGAACGCGACACGCAATTGGTGGCCCGTTTTAAAAAGCGCTATCAAATTCCCGCACAATTATTTTATAATGACCTGCCAGGTTTGCTCAAAAAAGTAAAGCCCGATGCGGTGCTGGCCTACAATCCCATTAGCGAACATTTGGCAGTGGTTGAAGCCGCGGCCCCATTGGGTATTTCGGTGATGGTAGAAAAGCCTTTGGCAGTTACGGTAAAACAGGCCGAACGAATGGGGCAGCTTGCAGCGCAGTACCATATTAATGTGCTTACCAATTACGAAACCACCTGGTACGCGACCAATCAGGAGGCATTTCGATTGATAAAAGAACAAAAAAGCATCGGCGAAGTGCGCAAAATGATAGTACATGACGGTCATCAGGGTCCAGCAGAAATTGGCGTGAGCCAGTCGTTTCTCAGCTGGCTCACCGATCCTGAAAAAAATGGTGGCGGCGCATTGGTCGATTTTGGCTGTTATGGTGCCAATTTAATGACCTGGCTAATGGATGGAAAAGCACCGATTTCGGTTTCGGCAATTACCCACCAGATAAAGCCCGATAAATACCCGAAAGTTGATGATGACGCCACTATTTTATTGGAATATGCCGACGCAACAGGCATTATCGAAGCCTCATGGAACTGGCCTTTTAGCATTAAGGATATGGAGGTTTTTGGAGATAACGGTTACCTGCAAGCGGTTAATGAGCACGACCTTCGGTTTAGAGGGAATGCCAAACCGGAGTATACGCTTTCTAAGGCAAAGCCGCTCCCTGCTGCGTACGGCAGCAGTTTGGGTTATCTGGCAGCCATACTTAAAAAAGAAATCACACCCGTGAACGATCTGTCTTCTTATCAAAACAACCTCATTGTAGTGAAAATACTGGAAGCCGCTAAAACATCGGCCAAAACCGGGAAAAAGGTGATGCTAAAGTAG
- a CDS encoding sugar phosphate isomerase/epimerase family protein: MKQNRRDFIELCGLSGLLCAFSGAMPLLSYGKDKKDLFKISLAEWSLQASLFSKKMTNMDFPALAKKEFDISIVEYVSVFFDGKETDSAYLKELKTRTDDLGVQNHLIMVDREGDLGDIDKTRRAKAVENHFKWVNVAKFLGCDKIRVNASGKGSMNEVKEAVIDGLSKLVSYAKAQNISVIVENHGGYSSNGAWLASVMDGVGSNYCGTLPDFGNFKISENETYDLYKGVGELLPYAKGISAKTFRFDQDGNEADMDYMRLFKMIKDSGFRGIVGIEWEGNSLTEKEGIMATKRLLERVRTKLS, translated from the coding sequence ATGAAACAGAACAGACGAGATTTTATAGAATTATGCGGCCTTTCGGGCTTGCTTTGTGCTTTTTCTGGTGCAATGCCATTATTGAGCTACGGTAAGGATAAAAAAGACCTGTTTAAGATTTCGCTGGCCGAGTGGTCGCTGCAAGCTTCGCTGTTTAGTAAAAAAATGACGAACATGGATTTCCCGGCGCTGGCCAAAAAGGAGTTCGATATTTCTATTGTAGAGTATGTGAGTGTCTTTTTCGACGGTAAGGAAACTGATTCTGCTTACTTAAAGGAACTGAAAACGAGGACCGATGATTTGGGGGTGCAAAACCACTTAATTATGGTTGACAGGGAAGGGGATTTGGGAGATATTGATAAGACCAGGAGAGCTAAAGCGGTTGAAAATCATTTTAAATGGGTAAATGTAGCCAAATTTTTGGGTTGCGATAAAATTCGGGTAAATGCCAGTGGCAAGGGGAGTATGAACGAGGTAAAGGAAGCTGTAATAGATGGGCTAAGCAAGCTGGTGAGTTACGCCAAAGCGCAAAACATCAGCGTTATAGTAGAAAACCATGGTGGCTATTCTTCTAACGGTGCGTGGCTCGCCAGTGTGATGGATGGTGTTGGAAGCAATTATTGCGGTACGCTGCCTGACTTTGGGAATTTTAAGATCAGCGAAAATGAAACTTACGATTTATACAAAGGCGTAGGCGAATTACTTCCCTATGCAAAGGGCATCAGTGCCAAAACGTTCAGGTTTGATCAGGATGGGAACGAGGCGGATATGGATTACATGCGCTTGTTTAAAATGATCAAAGATTCTGGTTTCAGGGGAATTGTAGGGATTGAGTGGGAAGGAAACTCATTAACCGAAAAAGAAGGCATAATGGCTACAAAAAGGCTTTTAGAGCGGGTAAGGACCAAACTGAGTTAA
- a CDS encoding DUF2254 domain-containing protein: MNIKVITQKGLKSVSVLYFKIVSSIAFIPAVVALLFLILSLVMVQFDYSDAGKAIKANAHWLTLKDASTARSIISTITGGIISLTVFSFSMVMILLNQAASQMSNRILDKLIGNRFQQIVLGFYIGTIVYALFLMSTIRDIDSGVYVPAISTYLLISFTVIDIFLFIYFLHYVTQSVKYETIIHQISDTTQRALEKNWQFSTVTQTCTLTASGLNLPANKSGVYQGFMEKPLLALCKRENLILSIDVPTGTSLIEGTPFIRFLNVQSVSRDVKDQINGTINIHGGQSIANNYFYGLRQLTEVALKALSPGINDPGTAILSLQALGQLLAFRALHYPGNTLQDDEKTTRIFIRERTFEEIFEDCIFPIWDYGKKDRMLINALHHVLSQLNQSTPRAVIKNLLAQVEKSKTQMD, translated from the coding sequence ATGAATATAAAAGTGATTACTCAAAAAGGACTGAAGTCTGTTTCTGTTCTGTATTTCAAAATCGTTAGCAGCATTGCCTTTATTCCGGCGGTAGTAGCCCTGTTGTTTCTTATACTTTCGTTAGTTATGGTACAATTCGACTATTCTGATGCAGGGAAGGCCATTAAAGCAAACGCCCACTGGCTTACGCTGAAAGATGCGAGTACGGCAAGGAGCATTATTTCGACCATAACCGGCGGAATTATATCGCTTACGGTGTTTAGTTTTAGTATGGTGATGATTTTGTTAAACCAGGCCGCGTCGCAAATGAGCAACCGGATTCTGGATAAACTCATCGGAAACCGCTTTCAGCAAATTGTGCTCGGTTTTTATATCGGCACCATTGTATACGCCTTGTTTTTAATGAGCACCATTCGCGATATTGATTCAGGGGTTTATGTGCCCGCCATTAGCACCTATCTGCTCATCAGCTTCACCGTGATCGATATTTTCCTTTTTATCTATTTTTTGCACTATGTTACCCAGTCTGTAAAATATGAAACCATCATCCATCAGATTTCCGACACTACCCAGCGGGCATTGGAAAAAAACTGGCAGTTTTCTACAGTAACACAAACCTGTACGCTTACGGCGAGCGGGCTCAACCTGCCCGCCAACAAATCGGGCGTTTATCAGGGTTTTATGGAAAAACCGCTACTGGCCCTCTGCAAAAGAGAAAACCTTATACTCAGCATCGATGTGCCTACAGGAACATCATTAATTGAAGGCACTCCATTTATCAGGTTTTTAAATGTGCAAAGTGTTTCGCGTGACGTAAAGGACCAAATAAACGGTACGATCAACATTCACGGCGGGCAGAGCATAGCCAACAACTACTTTTATGGATTACGCCAGTTAACGGAGGTGGCGCTAAAGGCGCTGAGCCCGGGAATTAACGATCCCGGAACGGCAATTTTAAGCCTTCAGGCACTGGGCCAGTTACTCGCTTTCAGGGCACTACACTACCCGGGCAACACACTTCAGGATGATGAAAAAACGACCAGAATTTTTATCCGTGAAAGAACCTTTGAAGAAATTTTTGAAGACTGTATTTTTCCAATTTGGGATTATGGAAAAAAGGATCGCATGCTGATCAATGCCTTGCACCATGTTCTTTCACAGCTAAACCAAAGCACCCCGCGGGCGGTTATAAAAAATTTGTTGGCGCAGGTTGAAAAATCGAAAACACAGATGGACTGA
- a CDS encoding glycosyltransferase: MNIGIIAHLKHPIKKPFMGGLEAFTYEITKRLAAKGHQVTLYASEHSDPDLNVSVILSDIDYDRETFSRFRSHELSEDFISTHHAYLELMQDIDGKEHDVIFNNSLNYVPVTMATLIETPMVTVLHTPPIFELKRAMSHERKTGKVRYVSVSNSNAIAWQPYLNACEVITNGVDVGSWKYIDRPSGDYVIWFGRIHPDKGTHIAIQAAKIAGYKIKVAGSIADHHYYQTYVEPLLDDNVALLGNCDHEELNLLIGNALCSVITPCWEEPFGLVVAESLACGTPVAGIAKGALPYLVNAQTGCLTSSTNPSELAECINSAIHLQRENCRTYAEKMLNIERTTAAYEKILMDTIEQQKNVSVL, from the coding sequence ATGAATATTGGCATTATAGCGCATCTCAAACACCCGATTAAAAAACCTTTTATGGGTGGCCTTGAGGCTTTCACCTACGAAATTACAAAACGATTGGCCGCTAAAGGTCACCAGGTTACACTTTATGCAAGTGAACACTCAGATCCAGACTTGAACGTTTCGGTTATTCTGAGTGATATCGATTACGACCGCGAAACTTTTAGCAGGTTTCGTTCGCACGAGCTTAGCGAAGATTTTATTTCTACCCACCATGCCTACCTGGAGCTGATGCAGGATATTGATGGCAAAGAACACGATGTAATATTCAACAACAGCTTAAACTACGTTCCGGTAACCATGGCTACGCTTATCGAAACGCCTATGGTTACGGTGTTGCACACGCCACCCATTTTTGAACTGAAAAGGGCAATGTCTCACGAGCGGAAAACGGGGAAAGTAAGGTATGTTAGTGTATCCAACTCGAATGCAATAGCCTGGCAGCCCTACCTTAACGCTTGCGAGGTAATTACAAATGGTGTAGACGTAGGCAGCTGGAAATATATCGATCGGCCTTCGGGCGATTATGTGATTTGGTTTGGCCGTATCCATCCTGATAAAGGCACTCACATTGCCATTCAGGCCGCGAAAATTGCGGGTTACAAAATCAAAGTTGCAGGCAGCATCGCCGATCATCATTACTACCAAACTTATGTTGAACCTTTATTGGATGACAATGTAGCGCTTTTGGGCAATTGCGATCACGAAGAACTGAATTTACTAATCGGCAATGCACTATGCTCGGTCATTACCCCTTGTTGGGAAGAACCTTTTGGGCTGGTAGTTGCCGAAAGCCTGGCCTGCGGCACGCCTGTTGCGGGCATTGCAAAAGGTGCGCTGCCTTACCTCGTTAATGCGCAAACGGGTTGCTTAACCAGCAGCACCAACCCATCAGAACTGGCCGAATGCATTAACAGTGCCATTCACCTGCAAAGAGAAAACTGCAGAACGTATGCTGAAAAGATGCTGAATATTGAACGGACAACAGCGGCCTACGAGAAGATACTGATGGACACTATTGAACAGCAAAAAAATGTTTCCGTGTTGTAA
- a CDS encoding glycosyltransferase, with amino-acid sequence MFPCCNIAFYVHHHGAGHMMRTLAIAKMLPGFGITLMGSNLKAYADRIPPEYNMVNLPMDTPEDDDLDFKPLDPQGLHYAPLNIRRQRERVNLMTDFFKSTFPLLLVVDVSVEVAMLATLCGVPFITVKQHGNRNDLPHLQAYHNAVGLLAPYPEKMKDNDAPWILAKTFFAGGISRYQPQPDEAKLTNKQIAIVIGRGGTSINIPFIQHLAKTCAEWHFNILGNLELTEHDYKNVSFLGNVTDPKAILARCAIVIGNAGHNTVMEVAALSKRFIVIPEERPFDEQVVKAEILRKLNLAAIVRTDELFSTCWHDLFVDTIGLKPDWSAIVGWDAASEAANYIKRTYYSTFKNSTLF; translated from the coding sequence ATGTTTCCGTGTTGTAATATTGCTTTTTACGTTCATCACCACGGCGCAGGGCACATGATGCGCACACTTGCCATTGCAAAAATGCTTCCGGGCTTTGGCATAACCCTTATGGGTAGTAACCTTAAGGCTTATGCAGATCGTATTCCGCCAGAGTATAACATGGTAAATTTGCCGATGGATACACCGGAAGATGATGACCTGGATTTTAAACCTCTTGACCCGCAAGGCTTACATTATGCACCACTAAATATCAGGCGGCAGCGGGAACGGGTAAACCTAATGACAGATTTTTTTAAAAGCACTTTCCCTTTGCTGCTGGTGGTCGATGTTTCGGTAGAAGTGGCCATGTTGGCTACACTTTGCGGTGTTCCCTTTATTACGGTGAAACAACATGGAAACAGGAACGATTTACCGCATTTGCAGGCTTACCATAATGCCGTTGGCCTGCTTGCACCTTACCCTGAAAAAATGAAAGACAACGATGCGCCCTGGATCTTAGCGAAAACATTTTTTGCGGGGGGCATATCCCGTTATCAACCTCAGCCCGACGAAGCTAAGTTAACCAATAAGCAAATTGCCATTGTGATTGGCCGCGGAGGCACAAGCATTAATATCCCGTTTATACAACACCTTGCCAAAACCTGTGCAGAATGGCATTTTAACATCCTTGGAAATTTGGAGCTCACTGAACACGATTATAAGAACGTTAGTTTTTTGGGCAATGTAACCGATCCGAAAGCCATACTGGCCCGGTGCGCTATAGTTATTGGCAACGCAGGCCACAACACGGTTATGGAAGTAGCGGCGTTGAGCAAGCGATTTATTGTCATACCGGAAGAGCGCCCTTTTGATGAGCAAGTGGTTAAGGCCGAAATTTTACGGAAGCTGAATTTGGCAGCTATTGTTCGTACCGATGAGCTATTCAGCACCTGTTGGCATGATTTGTTTGTTGATACAATTGGGCTAAAACCCGATTGGAGCGCCATTGTTGGATGGGATGCGGCAAGCGAAGCGGCAAACTATATTAAACGAACCTATTATTCTACGTTCAAAAACTCAACGCTCTTTTAA
- a CDS encoding glycosyltransferase family 2 protein yields the protein MKISLLTLVYKRRPAILNMLRGLSEGRKLPAEVVIVHMNEPIYELAEYPFPVKEYTLSTSDTLPLAHARNFAVQKASFDNMIFLDADCIPAADFLEEYEHAFHTSDSLFSGRVAYLPKAVMQKPDLLQVMAQFGIPDPVRGGVDQYPFQLFWSLNFGCSKTTYTKIGGFDEDFSGYGAEDTDFGFSANKQQVELITINAMAYHQYHPSYDPPLNHLEAIVKNAIKFNAKWQTWPMEGWLKKFCAMGYTCFENGQLQILRLPGADEIAAALKER from the coding sequence ATGAAAATATCTCTCCTTACTTTGGTTTACAAGCGCAGGCCGGCCATTTTGAATATGTTACGCGGGCTTAGCGAAGGAAGGAAATTACCTGCCGAAGTGGTGATAGTACACATGAATGAGCCCATTTATGAGCTGGCTGAATATCCGTTTCCCGTTAAGGAGTATACGCTATCTACTAGCGATACCCTGCCTCTTGCCCATGCACGAAATTTCGCGGTACAAAAAGCATCGTTTGATAATATGATTTTTTTAGATGCCGATTGTATTCCTGCCGCGGATTTTCTCGAAGAATATGAACATGCCTTTCACACATCCGATAGCCTTTTTTCGGGCCGAGTTGCTTATTTGCCAAAAGCTGTGATGCAGAAGCCAGATTTGTTGCAGGTAATGGCGCAGTTTGGCATTCCAGATCCCGTTAGGGGAGGCGTAGATCAATATCCTTTTCAACTGTTCTGGTCGTTAAACTTTGGCTGCTCCAAAACTACTTACACAAAAATTGGCGGTTTTGATGAGGATTTTTCTGGCTACGGTGCAGAAGATACCGACTTTGGCTTTTCGGCAAACAAACAGCAGGTTGAGCTCATTACCATCAATGCCATGGCCTATCATCAATACCATCCGAGCTACGATCCACCGCTGAACCACCTCGAAGCTATTGTAAAAAACGCCATTAAATTTAACGCTAAATGGCAAACCTGGCCAATGGAGGGCTGGTTGAAGAAGTTTTGTGCAATGGGCTATACCTGTTTTGAAAATGGGCAGTTACAGATTTTACGGCTCCCCGGTGCCGATGAAATAGCCGCTGCTTTAAAAGAGCGTTGA
- a CDS encoding helix-turn-helix domain-containing protein has protein sequence MKKLREQLGLNQSEMAKLLGSSKATGSLYEKGARELNAKSLNMLTTIEFLLQNPAEICVTDKIRLNEQKALVAMLKKLAYEQKRAEHKHELVHEKLLRMQEVYACNQKLWRLLNELKTNLKGPGANPFIGVLEVRCLDKLKACGLDQQVALHHQLAILDAEMASAKQIIEEYEGFGLPDWGKDELT, from the coding sequence GTGAAAAAATTAAGGGAACAACTGGGCTTAAACCAATCCGAAATGGCGAAGCTGCTTGGCAGCAGTAAAGCCACCGGAAGCTTGTACGAAAAGGGCGCTCGAGAGCTTAATGCCAAATCGCTGAATATGTTAACCACGATAGAGTTTTTGCTGCAAAATCCGGCCGAAATCTGCGTGACCGATAAAATTCGCCTTAACGAACAAAAGGCCTTAGTGGCTATGCTTAAAAAGCTGGCTTATGAGCAGAAGCGTGCAGAACACAAGCATGAGCTAGTGCACGAAAAACTTTTGCGCATGCAAGAGGTTTACGCCTGCAACCAAAAACTCTGGCGTTTGCTTAATGAATTAAAAACAAATTTAAAAGGCCCCGGTGCCAACCCTTTTATTGGCGTGCTGGAAGTGAGGTGTTTGGATAAACTTAAAGCTTGCGGCCTCGATCAACAGGTTGCCCTCCACCATCAACTGGCTATCCTCGATGCCGAAATGGCCTCTGCAAAGCAAATTATTGAAGAATATGAAGGGTTCGGGCTGCCAGATTGGGGAAAAGATGAGTTAACGTAG
- a CDS encoding polysaccharide deacetylase family protein — MDKIITTSWDDGHPLDFRLAELLHKYNLKATFYIPKHNPQNVVMGEHDVHLLSKTFEIGGHTLNHVNLTRLNGNALKEQIDGCYNWLTAVVGQKPVSFCPPFGAFNNTVLRAVSHAGFKTIRSTQLLSTSSQQLVAHTTLQMYKHTTLTYAKHLIKRARVNDLAFWLLSGPTCDLFKLVDFYLCDIDKNGGCFHLWGHSWEIEKFNLWVKLESLLQHLSQREGYHYVANAELAKR, encoded by the coding sequence ATGGATAAAATAATTACAACGAGTTGGGACGATGGTCATCCGCTTGATTTTCGGCTGGCCGAACTGCTCCATAAGTATAACCTTAAAGCAACATTTTACATACCTAAACACAACCCGCAAAATGTGGTAATGGGCGAGCATGACGTGCATTTACTGAGCAAAACATTCGAAATTGGTGGCCATACCTTAAACCATGTTAATTTAACCAGGCTAAACGGCAATGCACTTAAAGAACAAATTGATGGATGTTATAACTGGCTAACGGCCGTTGTTGGGCAAAAGCCGGTATCATTTTGCCCGCCGTTTGGGGCCTTTAACAATACCGTGTTGCGTGCGGTTAGCCATGCAGGTTTTAAAACCATTCGATCTACACAACTGCTATCAACAAGCAGCCAGCAGTTGGTAGCCCATACCACACTACAAATGTACAAGCACACTACCTTAACCTACGCAAAGCATTTAATAAAACGGGCACGGGTAAACGATTTAGCTTTTTGGCTTTTGAGCGGGCCAACGTGTGATTTGTTCAAATTAGTAGATTTTTATCTATGCGATATTGACAAAAATGGCGGCTGCTTTCATTTGTGGGGCCACTCGTGGGAGATAGAAAAATTTAATTTATGGGTAAAGTTAGAATCGCTCTTGCAGCACCTTTCGCAACGCGAGGGTTACCACTATGTGGCAAATGCAGAGTTAGCTAAACGCTGA
- a CDS encoding glycosyltransferase family 4 protein, which translates to MVDIKNLNIGILHNSYLKQGGEDAVARNEYQLLVAHHLKVHFLNFKNPEGTLNQFFTFINFFFNLYSFIKCYSWLRRNKIKVLHVHNWFFTASPSILWAAKLLKVTVFVTLHNYRMICPSATLTHNGKPFLNSMSNSFSWQAIKMGVYRNSSLLTFNLVFSNWLHHKLGTWQLAKKYITLTDHTKTVFENSYLKALTTKFVTKPNFTPAPKSTNQPRADDHFLFVGRLSVDKGVEVLLSAFQCSEHKLTIIGEGPLQQMVAQFARTHKNITYLGFQSKEVVEQELNKCTALLFPSIWYETFGLVMIEAFATSTPVIAGNYSSASLIVQHGYNGLHYENGNAMKLKQTLDNWMAFDTAKRNRYRQNAYQTYLQKYTAKQNFDQLMDIYQSGLADD; encoded by the coding sequence ATGGTTGATATAAAAAACCTGAACATCGGTATTTTACACAATAGTTATCTTAAACAAGGGGGCGAAGATGCCGTTGCCAGAAATGAGTATCAATTGTTGGTGGCGCATCATTTGAAGGTTCATTTTTTAAACTTCAAGAATCCCGAAGGTACCCTCAATCAATTTTTTACATTCATTAATTTTTTCTTTAACCTGTATTCATTTATTAAATGTTATAGCTGGTTAAGGCGAAACAAAATAAAGGTTTTACATGTGCACAACTGGTTTTTTACCGCCTCGCCATCTATTTTATGGGCAGCAAAGTTACTTAAGGTTACGGTTTTTGTCACCTTGCACAATTACAGAATGATCTGTCCATCGGCCACATTAACCCACAACGGGAAGCCGTTTCTTAACAGTATGAGCAATAGTTTTTCGTGGCAGGCCATTAAAATGGGTGTTTATCGCAACTCGTCCCTTTTAACCTTTAACCTCGTATTTTCCAACTGGCTGCACCACAAACTGGGCACCTGGCAATTAGCCAAAAAGTACATTACGCTAACCGACCATACTAAAACGGTGTTTGAAAATAGCTACCTCAAGGCGCTAACCACAAAGTTTGTAACCAAACCGAACTTTACGCCAGCGCCAAAATCAACAAACCAACCGCGGGCCGACGATCATTTTCTTTTTGTGGGCCGGTTATCTGTTGATAAGGGGGTAGAAGTACTTTTATCCGCCTTTCAGTGTTCCGAGCATAAGCTAACCATTATTGGCGAGGGGCCATTGCAGCAAATGGTAGCGCAATTTGCCCGCACGCATAAAAATATTACTTATCTGGGCTTTCAAAGCAAAGAAGTTGTTGAACAGGAGCTGAACAAATGCACCGCATTACTGTTTCCATCCATATGGTACGAAACTTTCGGCCTGGTTATGATTGAAGCTTTTGCCACATCAACCCCCGTAATAGCAGGCAATTACAGTTCGGCCTCGCTAATTGTGCAGCATGGTTATAACGGCTTACACTATGAGAATGGCAACGCCATGAAATTAAAACAAACGCTCGATAATTGGATGGCATTTGATACTGCAAAACGAAACCGATACAGGCAAAACGCCTATCAAACGTATTTACAAAAATATACGGCAAAGCAAAATTTCGACCAGCTTATGGACATTTACCAATCGGGTTTAGCAGATGATTAG